From the Campylobacter volucris genome, the window TTCTCTTATGAAAGAATTTAAAAACAATCCCGCAGTAATAGCACCGCCATATCTACTTGAAGAAGTATTGCTTACATCGGCAATATTGGATTTTATAAGTTCTTTTAAATAAGGATTAAAATGTAAGATGGTTGTTAAATCTCCACTTTTTTTGCTTACTTGATAAAAATCATTTTGCAACTCTTCATTATTACCCATAATAGCGCTTGTATATTCTCCAAGACCTACTACACAAGCTCCTGTTAAAGTAGCAAGATCTATTAATAAATCAGGTTTTAAATCTTGAGCAAATGAAAGACAATCTGCTAAAACCAATCTTCCTTCAGCATCGGTATTTCTTACTTCTATACTAATGCCTTCTCTTGAGATGAGCACATCATCAGGTTTGTAGGCATTTCCACCTATCATATTTTCTGTAGCACCTATGATAGAGTGAATTTCTATATCAAGATTTAGCTCACTTGCTCCTTTGATGATAGCCATAGCAGCAGCTCCACCGCTTTTATCTGCTTTCATAGTAAGCATATAATCAGCTGGTTTTAAACTAAGACCACCACTATCATAAGTTAATCCTTTGCCGACAAAAACTACTTTCATCTTAGCATTTTGAGGTTTATATGAAAGATGGATCAATTTTGGAGGATGTATTGAAGCGCGATTAACTGCTAAAAATGCTTGCATTTTTTCTTTTTCTAAAAAATCACTTTCATAAATTTTACAAGTGATATTTGAATTATTTTTGCTTAAATTTAAAGCATCTTCGGCCATCTTTGATGGGGTATAAATTTGTGGAATTTCATTAACAATATCTTTTGCAAAATCACAAGCACTGGAAAAAATTTGCCCATAATTAATACCTATAAGAGCTTCTTCAAAATTATATGTTTTGTTGTTAAGTTCATCTTGAGAAATGAAAATATTTTCTATATTGATAGTTTTTTTATCTTTTTTGTATTTATCAAATTCATAAGCTCCAAAGGTAAAACCTTGAACTAAAGCATTAAAGCTATTAACTATGCATTTTCCTATCACACTTTTTGTTTTAATACTTTTAATTTCTAGTTTTTTTAAAGCTTTATAAGTATTAGCAAATGCAAGCCTTATGTCTTCGTACTCTAAACTTTTTAATTCACTATAAAGAATTTTATTTTGCATATCAAGACAAATACCCTCGCCTTTATAGTTTGAAATTTT encodes:
- a CDS encoding leucyl aminopeptidase, which translates into the protein MIFKFEKENIDKIQADFEIILIQNKNTQNYPQSQELFKISNYKGEGICLDMQNKILYSELKSLEYEDIRLAFANTYKALKKLEIKSIKTKSVIGKCIVNSFNALVQGFTFGAYEFDKYKKDKKTINIENIFISQDELNNKTYNFEEALIGINYGQIFSSACDFAKDIVNEIPQIYTPSKMAEDALNLSKNNSNITCKIYESDFLEKEKMQAFLAVNRASIHPPKLIHLSYKPQNAKMKVVFVGKGLTYDSGGLSLKPADYMLTMKADKSGGAAAMAIIKGASELNLDIEIHSIIGATENMIGGNAYKPDDVLISREGISIEVRNTDAEGRLVLADCLSFAQDLKPDLLIDLATLTGACVVGLGEYTSAIMGNNEELQNDFYQVSKKSGDLTTILHFNPYLKELIKSNIADVSNTSSSRYGGAITAGLFLNSFIREEYKDKWLHLDIAGPAYLEKSWGYYSFGASSAGVRMCLAYLIYLSRKQK